Below is a window of Pseudomonas sp. B21-040 DNA.
AGTGGCGGCACTCATGGGGTTCACCCTGTGGAAGGTGCGGCAGAAGCGCAATTACCCGATTGTCGTGGTCCTGTTGTTGCTGGCCGTGGCTGACGGATTGTCCCTGCTCGGACTGCTCGAAGGCCATGAAGGCTGGCAGCGCCAAGGCGTGCTGACCGGGATCTGGCTGGTGGCGGCGATGATGGGTTTGATTGGCGGGCGCGTCATTCCGTTCTTCACTCAGCGCGGGTTGGGTCGGGTCGAAGGCGTTGTTGCCTGGCCGTGGCTTGATTGGCTGCTGCTGATCGGTTCGCCCCTCGTGGCGTTGTTGTATGCCGCAGGGCCGGCGCTCAACCCCAATGTCTGGGTCGGCCTGTTGTTCGCGGTGCTGGGGGCGGGGCATCTGGTGCGCCTGGTTCGCTGGCATGACCGGGCACTGTGGCGCGTGCCCTTGTTGTGGTCGTTGCACCTGGCTTACGGCTGGTTGGCGGTGGCGTGCCTGGGAATGGCGCTGTGGCATTTCGGCGCGCCGTTGAGCCCGAGCCTGGCGGTGCATTGCCTGACGATAGGGGCGATGGGCGGCCTGGTGTTGGCGATGATTGCGCGAGTGAGTCTGGGGCATACCGGTCGTGCACTGGAACCGCCGTCGGGCATGACCCTGGCGTTCATTTTGCTCAACCTGGCGTGCCTGAATCGGGTGGTGTTGATTGTGTTTCTGCCCCTGACCGCGTTGTGGCTGGCGGGGCTGTGCTGGACGCTGGCGTTCGCACTGTACGCCTGGCGCTATGGGCCGATGTTGCTGCGAGCCCGGGTGGATGGCCATCCGGGATAATCAGGCAAACGCAGGGAGGTAATCGGTGATGTATCCCTTTCTATTGGTGATCCACCTGTTGGCGGCCATCGCCTTC
It encodes the following:
- a CDS encoding NnrS family protein, which gives rise to MQVLDRRKAMAIAPLLRLAFRPFFLAGCGLAVLVIPLWLAAFSGSIADWQPAGGWLGWHRHELLFGFGLAIIAGFLLTAVQTWTSRPGISGKPLAALALLWLLARVAWLANAPWPLLAVLEMAFPLAVAALMGFTLWKVRQKRNYPIVVVLLLLAVADGLSLLGLLEGHEGWQRQGVLTGIWLVAAMMGLIGGRVIPFFTQRGLGRVEGVVAWPWLDWLLLIGSPLVALLYAAGPALNPNVWVGLLFAVLGAGHLVRLVRWHDRALWRVPLLWSLHLAYGWLAVACLGMALWHFGAPLSPSLAVHCLTIGAMGGLVLAMIARVSLGHTGRALEPPSGMTLAFILLNLACLNRVVLIVFLPLTALWLAGLCWTLAFALYAWRYGPMLLRARVDGHPG